From the genome of Lutzomyia longipalpis isolate SR_M1_2022 chromosome 2, ASM2433408v1, one region includes:
- the LOC129788357 gene encoding CBY1-interacting BAR domain-containing protein 1: MMNRGDNQQKFLGDRVTSVEKQFSDLCQGLTAMMRKSARLRDKTDEFAQMLRLHSSTEKTCTKWTRGFLNLSNAFTLMADARDMEVKRLERKLLPDIVQYDAICRTVRDEVKLVGSLRQRPLQHEPKNSDLGELAESFEKRRLNDTRRIFLEFLAIELAMHAKSIEVLTAVYQDIDEIDDEVNLEEFREKMESQEAAGSAFLQKIRSQSMGALNTGALAKRPSHASSSKNQPILVTPRDSSITLDTPKSSARTETLTKASSLDILHREESPLSATDDSESESLEIEEEIAEDPRSDKFKSKLAQLIRKQ, encoded by the coding sequence ATGATGAATCGTGGGGATAATCAGCAGAAATTCCTCGGGGACCGCGTGACGTCGGTGGAGAAGCAGTTCAGTGACCTCTGCCAGGGGCTCACAGCAATGATGCGGAAGAGTGCCCGTTTGAGGGATAAAACGGATGAATTTGCCCAAATGCTGCGCCTCCATTCATCCACGGAGAAAACCTGCACAAAGTGGACTCGTGGCTTCCTCAATCTCTCCAATGCCTTCACTCTCATGGCTGATGCGCGAGACATGGAAGTGAAGCGCCTGGAGAGGAAGCTTCTTCCGGATATTGTGCAGTACGACGCTATTTGCCGCACAGTGCGGGATGAGGTGAAGCTGGTGGGTTCACTGCGACAGAGACCGCTGCAGCATGAGCCGAAGAACAGCGACTTGGGTGAATTGGCGGAATCCTTCGAGAAGCGCCGCTTGAATGATACACGGAGGATTTTCCTGGAATTCCTGGCCATTGAGCTGGCAATGCATGCGAAATCCATTGAAGTTCTCACAGCTGTTTACCAGGATATTGATGAAATTGACGATGAGGTCAATCTCGAGGAGTTTCGTGAGAAAATGGAAAGTCAGGAAGCCGCAGGGAGTGCCTTCCTGCAGAAGATTCGCTCCCAATCAATGGGAGCTCTCAATACGGGAGCTCTGGCGAAGCGCCCAAGTCACGCTTCGAGCAGCAAAAATCAACCAATTCTCGTCACACCGCGAGACAGTTCAATCACCCTGGATACGCCAAAGAGTAGCGCAAGGACGGAAACCCTAACAAAAGCCTCCTCTCTGGACATCTTGCACAGAGAGGAATCACCCCTTTCAGCCACAGATGACTCCGAATCGGAGAGTTTGGAGATTGAAGAGGAAATAGCCGAAGATCCACGTTCagataaattcaaatcaaaattgGCTCAACTCATCCGGAAGCAGTAG
- the LOC129788630 gene encoding uncharacterized protein K02A2.6-like isoform X1 encodes MATGTSAQNVDSVAELLGSRALIGGVDKYIPGEDFDVFIERLENFFRMNGIRQDALKSQLFQDKLTAEAYKVLKGAIQPASVNDKPYSDLVGKLREKYAPKLSVVAECCKFYRRNQLPGESIRDYIIELQQLAETCAFGDFLQRALRDRLIMGMSSERIREKLVSADRDFDETVRLAMAAEATRASLDVVAGSETAAGVSFIKNRGKVHRRVQSPMGKIHKHKQKGQQGFTKRKRYPDGAKKRVQCYFCQQWGSHYAVNCPEKRKRRMNHAEEEDSEGDDQLPGTISSMFLNAVKKEKPLDVPTYEEVIEEELLKSEEGDDYLCMDIQEEDLLLEENINTVSTELNCNSLSSPPKAQYLVVDSGKVKMQFEIDTGACVSCIHERFYRKFFAQQQLQKCSFNLNVVTGESLCILGVINISFVAKVNGMPKEFNNMPLVVFSSPKVFIPLCGRNWLERLFPQWREAFVKKRGIFGINPVQQGHGEEYILEKFGNVFNHSEETVIKDHKAVIVLRNDCVPVFHKPYSVPYGIRDKVAEEIHRLVKAGVLVRVEFSDWASPIVVVPKKNGALRVCVDCSVTVNKFIQVTHYPLPTLQEIFNKIRGAKFFTIIDLTGAYQQLEIIPECRKYLTINTHLGLFQYTRLIFGLSSSPAIFQRTIDSILQGLTMTAAYIDDIIIGGSTLEECHENVLKVMKRLDEFNVKANRAKCIFYKQEVEFLGHVLSGEGVKPMKCKLEEIAKAKRPWDVTSLKAYLGLLNYYGKFVKNLSSRLAPLYTLLKNDVPFVWTDEMENVFRDSKTWLSESSLLTHYSPDLPLIISIDASGEGIGAVLSHLINGEERPVAMVSSTLNSGERNYSIVEREALALVFAVKKFHLYIYGRPVTVYTDHQSLRELFGGQRKVSVVAAARIQRWAIFLSMYDLKVVYRKGVHNGNADFLSRFPLSESTGVNETIVDFVGVSGDIALDENDIREESAKDPEIVKLMQYIADGFPPQHILNREGSFKKYDKFKNAFSVDNGVVYLGHRVVVPKNLREKVLKLIHEGHDGVVRMKSIARGCVWWPDIEAHIEQTVRMCEACQIIAPKPRNVSLTRWTDTSYPYERIHIDFFFWNSMIFLIIVDDFSKFIDVKYLKKSDVWSTIEALQSNFAIFGLPKKLVSDNGSPFQSKEFAQFCSANRILHVTSPPYHPMSNGAAERAVQTVKKSLKKFVMDEEKKKMSVTNKISFFLFRFNNTPSTITGVDPNSLIFNHKVRTHLSLLGNERENEKENEKERKVVRKSKKNLSSDHPEKTQMMAGAKKKPMQPLQVNQEIWYFDALGRRWTRGKIEKQLSKTVFILDLQGTLKKAHADQIKPYVRRVPIATAAATSPQPRASPSGSPEASDEEFKTPPEAPPQPTCRRRRKRETQGTPVIRRSERLRKTLKF; translated from the coding sequence ATGGCCACGGGAACGTCGGCACAAAATGTGGATTCAGTGGCAGAGCTGTTAGGCTCGCGTGCGCTCATTGGGGGTGTGGATAAGTACATCCCGGGGGAGGACTTTGACGTCTTCATAGAGCGACTGGAAAACTTTTTCAGAATGAATGGAATTCGCCAGGACGCGCTGAAGAGTCAACTTTTTCAGGACAAATTGACAGCAGAAGCCTATAAAGTCCTGAAAGGAGCTATTCAGCCTGCCTCGGTCAATGATAAGCCCTATAGTGATTTGGTGGGCAAGCTGAGGGAGAAGTATGCGCCCAAGTTGAGCGTGGTGGCTGAGTGTTGCAAGTTTTACAGAAGAAACCAGCTGCCTGGAGAGTCCATAAGGGACTATATTATTGAGCTCCAGCAGCTGGCAGAAACTTGCGCGTTTGGGGATTTTCTCCAACGGGCGCTCCGCGACCGACTCATCATGGGGATGTCCAGTGAAAGAATACGTGAGAAGTTGGTGTCCGCGGATAGAGATTTTGATGAGACCGTGAGATTGGCGATGGCTGCAGAGGCGACGCGGGCTAGCCTGGATGTAGTAGCCGGATCAGAGACTGCAGCGGGGGTGAGCTTCATCAAAAATCGGGGCAAAGTGCATCGCCGAGTGCAAAGTCCAATGGGCAAAATTCATAAGCACAAGCAGAAAGGTCAGCAGGGGTTTACAAAGCGCAAACGGTACCCCGATGGTGCCAAAAAGAGAGTGCAGTGCTATTTTTGCCAACAATGGGGCTCACACTATGCGGTAAATTGCCCGGAGAAGAGGAAGCGTCGGATGAATCATGCAGAAGAGGAAGACTCAGAGGGTGATGATCAGCTTCCGGGAACAATTTCATCGATGTTTCTGAACGCCGTGAAGAAGGAGAAGCCACTGGATGTGCCCACCTACGAGGAGGTAATTGAGGAGGAACTTCTGAAGTCGGAAGAGGGAGACGACTACTTATGCATGGACATTCAGGAGGAGGATCTACTCCTGGAGGAGAACATCAATACCGTGAGTACAGAACTTAATTGTAATTCCTTAAGTAGTCCCCCTAAAGCTCAATATTTAGTGGTAGATTCCGGCAAagtaaaaatgcaatttgaaattgaCACAGGCGCGTGTGTTAGTTGTATTCATGAGAGGTTTTATCGCAAATTTTTTGCTCAGCAACAGCTGCAAAAATgttcgtttaatttaaatgtagTGACGGGAGAAAGTCTCTGTATTTTGGGTGttatcaatatttcttttgtcgCGAAAGTAAACGGGATGCCGAAAGAGTTCAATAATATGCCTTTGGTTGTTTTTTCAAGCCCAAAAGTTTTTATTCCACTTTGTGGGAGAAATTGGCTTGAGCGATTATTCCCACAGTGGCGCGAAGCATTTGTGAAAAAGAGAGGGATTTTTGGGATTAATCCAGTGCAACAGGGGCACGGAGAAGAGTacattttagagaaatttgGCAATGTGTTTAATCATTCTGAAGAGACCGTCATTAAAGACCACAAAGCAGTGATTGTTTTGAGGAATGATTGTGTACCGGTATTCCACAAGCCATATTCGGTGCCATATGGAATTCGCGACAAAGTAGCCGAAGAGATTCATAGATTGGTCAAGGCGGGTGTGTTGGTGAGAGTTGAATTTTCCGACTGGGCAAGCCCAATCGTCGTTGTACCGAAAAAGAATGGAGCCTTAAGGGTGTGTGTAGATTGTAGCGTGACAGTAAACAAATTCATTCAGGTGACACACTACCCACTGCCAACACTCCAGGAGATCTTTAACAAAATTAGAGGGgctaaatttttcacaattattGACCTTACAGGTGCGTATCAGCAACTGGAAATTATTCCAGAGTGTCGCAAATATTTAACTATAAATACGCATTTAGGGTTATTCCAGTATACGCGATTAATTTTCGGTCTCTCTTCATCTCCTGCTATTTTCCAAAGAACGATCGATAGTATCCTTCAAGGGTTAACGATGACCGCGGCATATATTGATGACATTATTATTGGCGGTAGTACGTTGGAGGAGTGTCATGAGAACGTCTTAAAGGTGATGAAGCGACTAGATGAATTCAATGTGAAGGCCAATAGGGCGAAGTGCATTTTCTATAAACAAGAAGTAGAATTCTTAGGCCATGTTTTGAGCGGAGAAGGTGTGAAACCAATGAAGTGTAAGCTGGAGGAGATAGCCAAAGCCAAGAGACCATGGGACGTGACGTCTTTAAAAGCATATTTGGGCCTTTTGAATTATTACGGGAAATTCGTGAAGAATTTATCCAGTCGTTTGGCTCCGCTGTACACGTTGCTCAAGAATGATGTGCCCTTTGTGTGGACAGATGAAATGGAGAATGTATTTCGCGATAGTAAAACGTGGCTTTCAGAAAGTAGTCTTTTGACTCATTATAGTCCAGATTTGCCTCTTATTATCTCAATAGATGCTAGTGGTGAAGGGATAGGTGCTGTTTTGAGTCATTTGATAAATGGAGAAGAACGTCCTGTCGCTATGGTCTCATCGACACTGAATAGTGGTGAACGTAATTATTCTATAGTGGAACGCGAAGCTTTAGCGTTAGTCTTTGCTGTTAAGAAATTCCATTTATACATCTACGGACGTCCTGTTACGGTTTATACGGACCATCAGAGCCTGAGAGAACTTTTTGGCGGTCAGCGCAAGGTATCAGTTGTCGCGGCTGCGCGAATTCAGCGCTGGGCGATTTTTCTCAGTATGTATGATCTTAAGGTAGTGTACAGAAAGGGCGTTCACAATGGGAATGCAGATTTTTTGTCACGTTTTCCGTTGAGTGAATCGACTGGAGTGAATGAGACAATTGTTGATTTTGTAGGTGTATCTGGTGACATTGCATTAGATGAGAATGATATTAGAGAGGAATCCGCGAAGGATCCTGAGATTGTTAAATTGATGCAATATATAGCAGATGGATTTCCACCGCAGCATATTCTTAACCGTGAAGGGAGTTTCAAGAAGTATGACAAATTTAAGAATGCTTTTTCCGTGGACAATGGTGTTGTTTATCTCGGACATAGGGTTGTTGTTCCCAAGAATTTGCgtgagaaagttttaaaattgattcacGAAGGTCACGACGGTGTTGTTCGCATGAAATCTATTGCGAGGGGATGTGTGTGGTGGCCAGATATTGAGGCTCACATAGAGCAAACGGTCAGGATGTGCGAAGCATGCCAAATCATAGCCCCCAAACCCCGCAATGTGTCTTTGACCCGATGGACAGACACGTCGTATCCTTACGAAAGAATtcacattgattttttcttttggaacaGCATGATTTTCCTCATAATTGTTGacgatttttctaaatttattgaCGTGAAGTACCTTAAAAAGTCGGATGTTTGGTCAACAATAGAAGCCCTGCAGAGcaactttgcaatttttgggCTACCCAAGAAATTGGTTTCCGATAATGGCAGCCCTTTTCAATCTAAAGAATTTGCTCAATTTTGCTCTGCCAATCGAATCCTTCACGTAACTTCTCCACCCTATCACCCCATGTCCAACGGGGCGGCTGAGAGAGCCGTACAAACGGTGAAGAAGTCATTGAAGAAGTTTGTGAtggatgaggaaaaaaagaaaatgtctgtGACAAACAAAATATCCTTCTTTTTATTCAGGTTTAATAATACCCCCTCGACGATCACTGGTGTGGATCCAAACAGCCTAATATTCAATCATAAAGTGAGGACACATTTATCCCTGTTGGGGAATGAGAGGGAGAATGAGAAGGAGAATGAGAAGGAGAGGAAGGTAGTCCGGAAGTCGAAGAAGAATTTAAGCTCAGATCACCCGGAGAAAACTCAGATGATGGCAGGCGCTAAGAAGAAACCCATGCAGCCCTTGCAGGTGAATCAGGAGATTTGGTATTTTGACGCCCTGGGACGGCGGTGGACGCGAGGTAAAATTGAGAAGCAGCTCAGCAAGACGGTTTTCATCCTAGATTTGCAGGGAACCTTAAAGAAAGCTCACGCCGATCAGATAAAACCGTATGTCAGAAGAGTCCCTATTGCAACAGCGGCAGCAACATCTCCCCAGCCGCGCGCGTCACCGAGTGGATCCCCTGAGGCCTCCGATGAAGAATTTAAGACGCCTCCAGAGGCCCCACCGCAGCCAACATGCCGACGAAGAAGGAAGCGGGAGACGCAGGGCACGCCCGTAATACGAAGGAGCGAAAGGCTGCGAAAGACACTAAAATTCTAA
- the LOC129788641 gene encoding phospholipase A2 group XV-like has translation MFFRWNLCIWLLFGCILLASIGGGESFFRFRGRRYRGDPEKRSPVIFVPGDGGSQVDAKLDKPDVVHYICQKHTKDFFNIWLNLELLVPLVIDCWIDNVKLYYDNVTRTTSNSPGVTTRIPGWGTAETVEWLDPSHASAGSYFKDIGNALASVGYVRNVSIRGAPYDFRKAPNENTQWFVDFKVLIEETYALNENQPVTLIAHSMGGPMSLVFLQQQTRAWKDKYIARLVTLAGAWAGSAKAVKVFAIGDDLGSFALSGKTMRAEQITSPSLAWLMPSPLFWKPDEILVQTQSRAYTYNQLEEFFDDLQYRTGWDMMQDNKKYMMNFSPPDVEVHALYGTNISTVEKLYYRKSKGLDGTPELINGDGDGTVNLRSLQACTQWRDKQKPKIYTMELPEVDHMAILSDSRVIKYILDLLLPAN, from the exons ATGTTCTTCCGTTGGAATTTGTGCATCTGGCTCCTCTTTGGGTGCATTCTTTTGGCTTCCATAGGGGGTGGGGAGAGTTTCTTCAGATTTCGTGGAAGACGCTACAGGGGGGATCCGGAAAAACGCTCTCCCGTCATTTTTG TGCCAGGTGATGGAGGAAGTCAAGTAGATGCGAAATTGGATAAACCCGATGTGGTGCATTACATTTGTCAGAAGCACACAAAGGATTTCTTCAACATCTGGTTGAATCTTGAACTTCTCGTCCCCCTGGTGATTGATTGTTGGATTGACAATGTTAAGCTGTACTATGACAATGTAACGCGCACCACGAGTAACTCCCCAGGAGTCACAACAAGGATCCCAGGATGGGGAACAGCTGAGACAGTTGAATGGCTCGATCCGAGTCATGCTTCAGCGGGGAGTTACTTCAAGGACATTGGAAATGCTCTGGCTTCCGTTGGTTATGTGAGAAATGTCTCAATTAGAGGGGCTCCCTATGACTTCCGGAAGGCACCAA ATGAGAACACACAGTGGTTTGTGGACTTTAAGGTGCTCATTGAGGAGACGTATGCACTGAATGAGAATCAACCCGTCACCCTAATTGCCCACAGTATGGGTGGTCCAATGTCCTTGGTCTTCCTGCAGCAACAGACGCGCGCCTGGAAGGACAAATACATTGCGCGCCTTGTAACACTCGCCGGCGCCTGGGCGGGAAGTGCAAAAGCCGTGAAGGTCTTTGCCATTGGGGATGATTTAGGATCATTCGCCCTAAGTGGGAAAACAATGAGAGCTGAGCAAATTACATCCCCATCTCTGGCATGGCTGATGCCCTCCCCCCTCTTCTGGAAACCCGATGAGATTCTCGTTCAGACCCAGAGTCGTGCCTACACCTACAATCAGCTCGAAGAGTTCTTTGA CGATTTGCAGTATCGCACTGGATGGGATATGATGCAGGATAACAAGAAATACATGATGAACTTCTCTCCGCCCGATGTGGAGGTTCATGCTCTCTATGGAACGAATATCAGTACAGTGGAGAA GCTGTACTACCGCAAGAGTAAAGGTCTCGACGGTACTCCAGAGTTGATTAATGGGGATGGCGATGGGACGGTTAATCTACGCAGCTTACAGGCGTGTACACAGTGGCGGGATAAGCAAAAGCCCAAAATCTACACGATGGAACTTCCAGAGGTGGACCACATGGCCATCCTCAGTGATAGTCGTGTCATCAAGTACATCCTGGACTTGCTTCTTCCAGCTAATTAA
- the LOC129788652 gene encoding heat shock factor-binding protein 1 gives MSDIKSEIDSDIEQNYSINSNADPKNMHELTIYVQNLLQNVQDKFQSMSDQIISRIDDMGNRIDDLEKSIADLMTQAGVEGPEK, from the exons ATGTCGGACATTAAATCCGAAATAGACAGTGATATTGAACAGAATTACTCAATAAACAGCAATGCAGACCCCAAAAATATGCACGAGCTGACAATCTAT GTTCAGAATCTCCTGCAGAATGTCCAGGATAAATTCCAGTCCATGTCGGATCAGATAATCTCCCGCATTGACGATATGGGCAATCGTATTGATGATCTGGAGAAGAGTATAGCGGATCTCATGACCCAGGCTGGTGTTGAGGGTCCAGAGAAGTAA
- the LOC129788635 gene encoding cell division cycle protein 23 homolog, with amino-acid sequence MSLDLLNISLGDVKKDIMQGIVECNKRGLLQSAKWLAELNFGNQKALSGRTKQMVPPQHLVLAETGIGNVEYDEYYLAKAYFDCREYDRAAYFTRESVSPVPKFLHLYSRYMAKEKKRLDNMTDSLTMNDASELKDLNELMEDLKVEYNERKLDGYCLYLYGVMLKKQNLNQLAVNVLLEAVNQAPMLWAAWLELSPLIPDKEKLLSVKLPDHWMKNIFIAHTYIELLLNDEGIKQYQDLQHAGFSSFYITSQLAIAHHNKRDVEKAIEIFQQLQQEDPYRLDNLDIYSNLLFVKELKTEMAHLAHKAVEINKYRPETCCVIGNYYSIRLEHQRAITYFQRALKLNPQYLSAWTLMGHEYMEIKNTNAAIQCYRKAIEVNSRDFRAWYGLGQAYEILKMPFYSLYYYKTAQQLRPYDSRMLVALGETYEKLEKNLNALRCYKKACNVGDIEGIALLKLGNLHEKLGDWKNAIPAFLEYCSDDRPVLDKASLYRTFAKLGTYYESIGNYDEAARFAYKALEHDETKNEAKSLLKTITNKRAATQAVPPEVTSPRQPEPYMSEVVYMEESDMVIEGSIISEDQPEERPIFDDSNESMFTNY; translated from the exons ATGAGCCTGGATCTGCTGAATATATCCCTGGGGGATGTAAAGAAGGACATAATGCAGGGAATTGTGGAGTGCAACAAGAGAGGCCTTCTGCAGAGCGCTAAATGGCTGGCGGAGCTGAATTTTGGGAATCAGAAAGCCCTCAGCGGTAGGACGAAGCAGATGGTACCGCCACAGCATCTTGTCCTCGCGGAGACGGGCATTGGGAATGTGGAGTATGATGAGTATTACCTGGCCAAGGCGTACTTTGACTGCCGTGAATATGACCGGGCGGCGTATTTCACGCGCGAGAGCGTCTCCCCAGTTCCCAAGTTCCTCCACCTCTACTCCCGGTACATGGCGAAGGAGAAGAAACGCCTGGACAACATGACAGACAGCCTCACCATGAATGATGCGTCTGAGCTGAAGGATCTCAATGAATTGATGGAAGATCTCAAGGTGGAGTACAACGAACGGAAACTCGATGGGTATTGTCTCTACCTCTACGGGGTGATGCTGAAGAAGCAAAATCTCAACCAATTGGCTGTTAATGTTCTCCTTGAGGCCGTCAATCAGGCCCCAATGCTCTGGGCTGCATGGCTTGAACTCTCTCCACTCATTCCGGACAAAGAGAAGTTGCTCTCAGTGAAACTTCCGGATCATTGGATGAAGAACATCTTCATTGCACACACATACATTGAACTCCTCCTCAATGATGAAGGGATCAAGCAGTATCAGGATCTTCAGCATGCTGGCTTCAGTAGCTTCTACATTACCTCTCAACTTGCAATTGCTCATCACAACAAGAGAG ACGTTGAGAAAGCCATTGAAATCTTCCAACAGCTTCAGCAGGAAGACCCCTATCGTCTGGACAATTTAGATATCTATTCCAATCTTCTCTTTGTGAAGGAATTAAAGACGGAAATGGCTCATTTGGCGCACAAAGCCGttgagataaataaatatcgtCCGGAAACATGCTGTGTCATTGGGAATTACTACAGCATCCGGCTGGAGCATCAGCGAGCCATTACGTACTTCCAGCGAGCTCTCAAGCTGAATCCACAGTACCTGTCAGCATGGACGCTAATGGGGCACGAATACATGGAGATTAAGAACACCAATGCTGCAATTCAGTGCTACCGGAAGGCCATTGAGGTGAATAGTCGTGATTTCCGGGCATGGTATGGCCTCGGGCAGGCCTATGAGATCCTAAAGATGCCCTTCTACAGCCTCTACTACTACAAAACAGCTCAGCAGCTGCGGCCGTACGATAGTCGCATGCTCGTGGCCCTGGGGGAGACGTACGAGAAGCTGGAGAAGAACCTCAATGCCCTGCGATGCTACAAGAAGGCCTGCAATGTTGGGGATATCGAAGGAATAGCTCTTCTCAAGTTAGGCAATCTCCATGAGAAATTGGGTGACTGGAAGAATGCCATTCCCGCATTCCTCGAATATTGCTCCGATGATCGCCCTGTCCTGGACAAAGCATCCCTCTACCGGACTTTTGCAAAGCTCGGCACGTACTACGAGAGCATCGGGAACTACGATGAAGCAGCGCGTTTCGCCTACAAAGCCCTGGAGCACGATGAGACGAAGAATGAGGCAAAATCTCTGCTGAAGACAATCACAAATAAACGAGCAGCCACGCAGGCGGTGCCCCCGGAAGTCACGTCGCCACGTCAACCGGAACCCTACATGAGTGAAGTGGTGTACATGGAGGAGAGCGATATGGTAATCGAGGGGAGTATCATAAGTGAGGATCAGCCGGAGGAGAGGCCTATTTTTGATGATAGCAATGAATCCATGTTCACAAACTACTGA
- the LOC129788356 gene encoding trypsin-1-like: MEFFLAFALQVLFVCAVIASPAAPKDGQVVGDGKIVGGYAVEIEKRPFQAALMYRNRFLCGASIISKKWLLTAAHCTKGGKDKHFSVRVGSTHHASGGEVFNVHEVINHPDYDRDTVNMDFALLKLKEPIEFNEKKQPIHLSELWEPVALNSRCTVSGWGETRDYTESNDSLRAVDVFILDPEVCRKAYSKFGDIYNEHMVCAGHMDGGKDACFGDSGGPLICDGRHVGVVSWGADCALAGHPGVYAKSAVIREWIRENSGV; encoded by the exons ATGGAATTTTTTCTGGCATTTGCACTCCAAGTCCTTTTTGTTTGTGCTGTGATTGCGTCACCAGCAGCACCGAAGGATGGTCAAGTGGTGGGAGATGGTAAGATTGTGGGTGGGTATGCTGTGGAAATTGAGAAGCGCCCCTTCCAGGCGGCTCTTATGTACCGCAATCGCTTCCTCTGTGGTGCTTCCATAATCTCCAAAAAATGGCTCCTAACAGCTGCTCATTGCACAAA gGGTGGAAAGGACAAGCACTTCAGCGTGAGGGTGGGCTCCACTCATCATGCATCCGGTGGGGAGGTATTTAATGTGCACGAGGTAATAAATCACCCAGACTACGATCGTGACACCGTCAACATGGATTTCGCCCTACTCAAACTCAAAGAGCCCATTGAGTTCAACGAGAAGAAGCAGCCAATACATTTGTCTGAACTGTGGGAACCCGTCGCACTTAACAGCCGCTGTACCGTATCCGGTTGGGGAGAGACACGAGACTACACCGAATCAAATGACAGCCTCAGGGCGGTGGATGTATTCATCCTGGATCCGGAAGTTTGCCGTAAGGCTTACTCCAAGTTCGGTGACATCTACAATGAGCACATGGTGTGTGCTGGGCACATGGACGGCGGGAAGGATGCCTGTTTCGGGGATTCCGGTGGCCCACTCATCTGCGATGGTCGTCATGTGGGGGTTGTTTCATGGG GTGCTGATTGTGCCTTGGCAGGACATCCGGGTGTTTATGCAAAATCAGCCGTGATTCGCGAATGGATAAGGGAGAACTCAGGTGTCTAA
- the LOC129788630 gene encoding uncharacterized protein LOC129788630 isoform X2 — MATGTSAQNVDSVAELLGSRALIGGVDKYIPGEDFDVFIERLENFFRMNGIRQDALKSQLFQDKLTAEAYKVLKGAIQPASVNDKPYSDLVGKLREKYAPKLSVVAECCKFYRRNQLPGESIRDYIIELQQLAETCAFGDFLQRALRDRLIMGMSSERIREKLVSADRDFDETVRLAMAAEATRASLDVVAGSETAAGVSFIKNRGKVHRRVQSPMGKIHKHKQKGQQGFTKRKRYPDGAKKRVQCYFCQQWGSHYAVNCPEKRKRRMNHAEEEDSEGDDQLPGTISSMFLNAVKKEKPLDVPTYEEVIEEELLKSEEGDDYLCMDIQEEDLLLEENINTV, encoded by the exons ATGGCCACGGGAACGTCGGCACAAAATGTGGATTCAGTGGCAGAGCTGTTAGGCTCGCGTGCGCTCATTGGGGGTGTGGATAAGTACATCCCGGGGGAGGACTTTGACGTCTTCATAGAGCGACTGGAAAACTTTTTCAGAATGAATGGAATTCGCCAGGACGCGCTGAAGAGTCAACTTTTTCAGGACAAATTGACAGCAGAAGCCTATAAAGTCCTGAAAGGAGCTATTCAGCCTGCCTCGGTCAATGATAAGCCCTATAGTGATTTGGTGGGCAAGCTGAGGGAGAAGTATGCGCCCAAGTTGAGCGTGGTGGCTGAGTGTTGCAAGTTTTACAGAAGAAACCAGCTGCCTGGAGAGTCCATAAGGGACTATATTATTGAGCTCCAGCAGCTGGCAGAAACTTGCGCGTTTGGGGATTTTCTCCAACGGGCGCTCCGCGACCGACTCATCATGGGGATGTCCAGTGAAAGAATACGTGAGAAGTTGGTGTCCGCGGATAGAGATTTTGATGAGACCGTGAGATTGGCGATGGCTGCAGAGGCGACGCGGGCTAGCCTGGATGTAGTAGCCGGATCAGAGACTGCAGCGGGGGTGAGCTTCATCAAAAATCGGGGCAAAGTGCATCGCCGAGTGCAAAGTCCAATGGGCAAAATTCATAAGCACAAGCAGAAAGGTCAGCAGGGGTTTACAAAGCGCAAACGGTACCCCGATGGTGCCAAAAAGAGAGTGCAGTGCTATTTTTGCCAACAATGGGGCTCACACTATGCGGTAAATTGCCCGGAGAAGAGGAAGCGTCGGATGAATCATGCAGAAGAGGAAGACTCAGAGGGTGATGATCAGCTTCCGGGAACAATTTCATCGATGTTTCTGAACGCCGTGAAGAAGGAGAAGCCACTGGATGTGCCCACCTACGAGGAGGTAATTGAGGAGGAACTTCTGAAGTCGGAAGAGGGAGACGACTACTTATGCATGGACATTCAGGAGGAGGATCTACTCCTGGAGGAGAACATCAATACC GTTTAA